Within the Catalinimonas niigatensis genome, the region ATTAAAACATTTGTACTGCTACTTTTTATTAGTATACGGAGTGTCTAATATTGCGTAGCAAATTGTAGCCGGATTTATGTGCAAAGTTATCATGAAGAAAGTAAGCCTTATCATTTCTCTTCTCATCATTTTTTCTCAATGCCAACAGGCAGCAGATATTGAAAATTTTGATGCAATTACCTTCCAGGAAGATCCGCAGGGCTGCAGAGGAGAGCGTATCAAAATGAAGGAGCAAATTCTACAGCTTCCACAACATTTAGCAGGATTCAGCCAGCAGGAAGTACAGGCTACGTTAGGAAAAGCAGACCGGCAAGAGCTCTCTAACCGAAGCCAGAAGTACCTGATTTACTTTATTGAACCAGCTCCTGCCTGTAATGAAAATATTTCAGAAGAGGAACCTTTAACCATGTATGTACGCTTCAACTCCGTAGGTCGAGCCAATGAGATTAGTTTTAAAAACTACTGATCCCTAACTTGCCTGCTTTTGAACCCCACCCATCAATGAATTGGATTGAGCTTTCCCCTGCCGAATGGGGGCTGGTAATCTTTTGTGCTGTCATGGTCGGTACTTCCAAAGCAGGTATATCAGGCGCGGGCATTGTAGTCATCCCTATCCTTGCCAATATCTTCGGAGGACAACTCTCCACCGGTTTTCTGCTCCCCATACTGGTGATTGCTGATATTTTTGCAGTATACTATTATAATCGGCATGCACAGTGGAAATACCTGCTTCGCCTATTGCCCTGGACACTGGTCGGAATAGGCATTGGTGTCTGGGTAGGAGATATTGTATCAGATAAGGTGTTCAAAGAGATGATTGCCATTGTTATCTTTGTGTGTCTGGCGCTGATGTTCTGGCAGAATGCTCAAAAACGAAAAATCAAAGTACCGGATGAGTGGTGGTTTTCTGCCTTGGCAGGTCTGGCGGGAGGCTTCGCTACAATGATCGGAAATGCAGCTGGGCCTATCATGGCGGTATATCTTCTCTCTATGCACTTACCCAAAAATCACTACATTGGCACCGCAGCATGGTTTTTTCTGATCATCAATGTCCTCAAGCTTCCTTTCCATTTCTTTATCTGGCAGACCATCACCCTATCTTCTCTTTTGACCAACATAACCCTGATCCCTGCCATTGCAGGGGGTGCCTTCTTCGGTTTTTTTATCGTAAAAAAGTTTCCTGA harbors:
- a CDS encoding sulfite exporter TauE/SafE family protein: MNWIELSPAEWGLVIFCAVMVGTSKAGISGAGIVVIPILANIFGGQLSTGFLLPILVIADIFAVYYYNRHAQWKYLLRLLPWTLVGIGIGVWVGDIVSDKVFKEMIAIVIFVCLALMFWQNAQKRKIKVPDEWWFSALAGLAGGFATMIGNAAGPIMAVYLLSMHLPKNHYIGTAAWFFLIINVLKLPFHFFIWQTITLSSLLTNITLIPAIAGGAFFGFFIVKKFPERAFRIFIILTTALSSILLLF